In Anomaloglossus baeobatrachus isolate aAnoBae1 chromosome 2, aAnoBae1.hap1, whole genome shotgun sequence, the DNA window TGCTCACTAGGTCATTTTATCCTGATACATGATAGCATAAAAACCAGATAAATGGAGAGCTAAAAGAAACTTTGGATATGTATTTGCTTTAATAAAAGGTATGTGAAACCCAATAAATAAGTCATTTTCTTGTGTTTTCGACAGTTCCATGCCAGAGATATTCCCCTTCCTCTGCACTTCAGGAGCTAAAGAGtctaattaataaataacaccttttcattcaaagctgCCAAGGACTTTGTGAGGAGATttacattaataataaaaaatattcacaGTTCTTAGAATCTCAATCTAACCCACAATATTCTGCTCAATAAATTATCcccctcccctttctccttttaCCTTCAAGAAGAAACAAGAATAGCTGATGATCTGAGGTGTAGCAAAAAGTTTGGGGAAAGGGACAGTATTGTAGTGGGCATTTTAATTTAATCTTCTGGTTAAAGGTCCTCCAGTCTCTTTCTAGGGGTCCTGTAACTATTTTCTTTTGTAAAATCCAAAAGTACTTACTTCATCCCCACCCCCCTCACATCCTCTCTTTATATATTTCTTAGTCATTGTACAGAGGTCTGCAGTGTGTGATGGAGTGGAGGGGTCTCTGCTTGTGAATACACATCCTCCATGGGGGGGTGAGGAACCCCTGCTGGGGTCATCCTTTTCTCTTTCTGCCTTCTGTTGCAAAACCAAACTCTCACCACCTCCTTCTCCAACTGAAGACTGTCTGCCAGGCTGGTGATCTCATGGGCTGATGGTTTAGGGCACTTTAGGAAATGGTTCTCTAGTGCTCCCTTCACACCAACTTCTATGGAGGTCCTCTTCTTTCTTTTCCTTCCTTGAGCTGCAATCTTGTCTAGGTTGGTCGGGCTTCCAGTAGTGGAATCTGTCTCCTCCAGCCACTTATTCAACAGGGGCTTCAGTTTACACATGTTCTTGAAACTCAGTTGCAAAGCTTCAAACCTGCAAATTGTGGTTTGGGAGAAAACATTGCCATACAGGGTGCCCAGGGCCAAGCCAACATCTGCCTGGGTGAAGCCCAGCTTGATCCGCCTCTGCTTGAACTGCTTGGCAAACTGTTCCAGGTCGTCAGAGCTGGGGGCGTCTTCGTCGGAGTGGTCCTGATGGTGGTTAAGGTGCTGAGGAGGCGACTCGACGTGGGTGTCAAGGACTCCTGGGTCATCATGCAAGGGGTCTCTCATGCTGTGGTGCAACGAAGAAGCTTGTGGCCCCAGCATGCCATTCAGGTTTGTATAGGAGGTCTGGGAATAAAGCAGAGGCTGGTGACTGTTGGAGCTGGGGGACATCGGAGACAAGTGATGCCCCCCACTCTGTGCCCAGGCATGACTGCTAGGCGTCTGTTGGTGGACCAAGTGTGATCTGTGGTGGTGGAAGCTGCTGCTGAGGTCCTCTCTGTTGCTCTGTACAGCAGCTTTGCTGTGATCGTTCTGTCCACCTAGGTGAGAGCCGCTGCCCCAGTCGCTGGTAGGATTGGGCAACCACTGGTGATGGGTGAGGCTCATGGGGTGCCCGGCGTTGGTGGCTAAGCCTTGCAGGTACTCTTGGTGCATCATCTTCTGCACCTCTCTGTAGGTGGTGCCCTGGTGCATCCTGTCGGAGTCCGGATGCATGAGAGGGTTGGAAGGCAATGTGTTATTCCTGGGCAGATACTGAGCAGTTGCAGCCATGGCTCCTACTCCTTAACTGGCAGCAACTTCCCCGCTTTCTGTGCTTTAGAACACAGATCCAGCCCTGTAGAGCGATCCTGGGCGCCGTGCCCGGCCCCCGCCCGCCCCCATTGGCTGAGCCCCTGCTGACTGACACCTCGGAGTCACCCCCTCCTCTGCCATTGGCTCCGATCCGCCCTGTCATTGGCTGCCCATAACACACTGACTCTGCTCGGCTGGCTCCAATTCGTCAGCTGCATTCATTCATGCTGTTTTGCAAACAACCACGTGGGGGAGTAAGGAATGTAGTTTTGGAGTTTACATAGAAATCCATTGTAAATAATGCTTGCCATTTTACATTGGACTTCATACATAGGAGATGGGCAGGTTTGGCTGGAATTATGCATTATTAATTCCTCTTATTATGATACTTGATCAAGGCTAATTGAGATTGTGCACTGAGAAAGGGGGAGATGTCCTGGCACTACCAGAATATGGTTAGGGATTATCTGATCGTCACCCTGCATGCACACTCACACTGCcatgccacagctgctgcagaacaactATCCAACCACAGGAACATGTATTACAAGAGTAAGTAATGCATGCCtactactgatatatatatatatatatatatatatatatatatatatatatatatatatatatatatatatatatatatatatatataaagcacatacacatgtatatctatccatctatatatatatatatatatatatatatatatatatatatatagacacacacatatacacatatgtatatctatctatctatctgtctatccatatatatatatatatatatatatatatatatgtatatatatatacacacacatatgtatatctatctatctatctatctgtctatccatctatatatatatttatatatagatatatatatatttatatataatatatagatctatctagctatatatatatacatatgtgtgtatacatatatgtctatatatatatatatatatatacacaacatatttatatagacatatacacacacacacacagatattttatatatatatatatatatatatatatattgtttttttatatatatatatatatatatatatatatatatatatatatatatatatatatatatgcaaagtgACTGACCCTCAACACATTTATGTGCCACGACAGTGTGTATGGGCATATGCTTTATCTGCTGGCATGTCATGTGATGACATTATATGCTGCCACAATGTTCTAAGTTGCAACATATCCAGACAGGGTGATCCTGGAGTCTTATGGTGTATGGCAAATGATGCACATCAGGATAAATCTGCTACATGCTAtagttatatatacatatatatttattatgtatgcatgtgtgagtatatatatatatatatatatatatgaccaccTGTGTTAAGGTACTTGTATTATAAGTAAATATATATAGACCCATGCACATATAGCAGCTCTGTCCCTGCAGTATGTATGGGCTGTAATActgtgtttgttgaaaagttgaggAATGGAATATTGTCTATGTAATGAGGCTTGCCCTGATGATCTAATGAAGAAGCGGCAGCTAGTGACAGTATTTGAAATACTAGAAGAATAAGCATTCTCTCCAGGCTGGGAGCCTTTTCTTCCCCTCCTTGCACAGTCTTTAAATCAAAATAATATAATTACGCAGGCACTCCAATAACCACAACTAATTATTCTGAATTAAATTTTAATCCTGCTGCATCTATCAGGGCAGGGAAAAAACAAACTATTTACCAGGCTGGGTGTTATTTAAGAAATAAAACTGCATTTTGGTGCCTTTCAAAGTCAATTAGCTAGTGATGGccattcctctccctctctctgtctgcacTCACTTCTGATTGTTTTTCTGGGCACGTTTTGCCCTAACTGCAAATTACCAGTTGTATGAATTGCAGAGCAGCTGCCATGCACAGAGCAGAGCAGGAGCTGAGCACATCACAATCAGCTCCTTCTGCCACACTGCAGCCCACTCCACGGAGCCCACTCCACGGACCCACGGAGGACAGTCACCCTGCTGCAGCCACACACTCGCTATGTGGTAAGTTCTCAGGAGTGCGATCCCAGTGCTGGACCTCAGCTCCAAGCTGCCTGGACTATGCACCTCACACATTATTAGGAGAATTATTCGTTTTACAGAAATTATTACCCTCAGCTTCGGCTACAATATAGCTGCTGAACTAATGGAAACATGCAATAATCAGACAATGCATTATTAgatgataacacacacacacacacatatatatatatatatatatatatatatatatatatatattaccactAAAatcctattgtcattgatttgctgTACATGAGTACAAAATACTGAAGATGCATTTATTGGTTTCTGCATATATTtccataatgtatatatatatatatatatatatatatatatatatatatatatatatatatatatatatatattagacataTTCAAGGCCTTTTGTTGCATTAATTGAATAAGAGCTGCTATGTTATGGCTCCCTGTATGGGCATATGCTTGGCAAAGAATCAGTGCCCACAGAGGTTGTGGTTGCTGCCATGGCACTCTTTACACTCTGCTTCCATATTCTAAGTTATAGAAGATTCAGTCAGATATGTATATTGTGTCATGCATGTAGAGATACAACTACCTGCCACATGTTTCAGTATACACATGAGAAAACTAACTGCCATATGTGTCAGTGTGTTATgattgtatttatatatacatacatatatatacatatataggatAGAACCAACTACTGCGTGTTTCAGTGtgctatgactatatatatatatatatatatgtatatatataaaataattttttctatatacatatatatatatatatatatatacacatgtataactGTGTgattcatatatatatgtatatagaaaaatgtatatatatatatatatatatatatatataaaacatgtaCCTGTGTCATACATCCACATGGTCTAACTATTTAGTTCAACTTTTCCTCTCTGAAGCAACAAATTGAACTTACCAGTAGCAGATGATGTTCTCAACTATGCTATATCTTTCAGATGTGGTAACCCAGTTctcttatcatatatatatatatatatatatatatatatatatatatatatatatatatatatatatatatatactgactgTTGAACTGATTGTTTGTCTGGCATTTGCCCTGCAGTTTCCCTCTAAGACCCTGCCAATAAAGATGCTTCTCATTTAATGTCCCCATGAGCTCCTCTAAAATTCTTTGATTCCTCTTTACAGTTATCCTAATTTGTAGACATGAAAAGCTGGCAAGATGGTTGGAAGGCAGTGAAAAGAAAGACTAGCTGTTGTGCTGTTACAGGGACAGGCAGTAAAAGTTGGTTAAAAGTGTCCAGATTGGCTATTGTGTAGAATATGGCCTTGTCTTTGTGAAGGGACATATTTGTCAGGATCCCaatggtaactatggtgagagaattAAAGGCCTTACAGAAATCAAGCTGAATAGAATTCAATCAAAGATAGAGGGAAAAAATGAGAGAGAAATCCAGAGAAAAAGAGATAGGACTGTGTGGAACCTCAAGCCCACAACTCATGGATAGAAACATTCTTCATGCCCTGAAAATAGATATTAGACTAATGATCATAATAATAAACTAAGTCTGAGATGTGCTCACATTATCgcgtttgatgtttgtctttcattCTATTTACTGGAGATCATTTTATTTCCCCTCAATGATTATGATCTAAGTTTCTTAAATGAGCTGGTCCAGTCTTCTTGCAGTGTATAGCTGGTGACCTGCCATATCACATCCCACCATGCCCTGATTATTAGGTTACAATCACTTAGTACATCATCACGTCAGGAGGGGAGGTCAGCACCCACATTTTGTAAATGAAGCTTCAAGGGTTCATCCCTAAATAATTGTGTGGGATCTAAGCCTATCTACAGGCACAGGTCCTGACACTCAGCTGCCACCTGCAAGAAGCACCATCAACTTTCCCCAAAATTGTACTCTGGTCAATAGATTGTTGGAGGTATAAGGTGGGCTTGGAAAAGTTCTGTATGGCAAATCATTTTTATTTCACTTATCTAATTTTAGAAAATATTAATATGACTTTGTCAAATGGTTGTAATTTATAACAACTGCACCTTTCATCACTTtctggtttcttttttttttaaacttcaaaTTTGGACTGGGGGGGTCTATCAATCTATTtattagctatccctctatctatctatctatctatctatccatctacctatttattatctatccctctatctatctatctatctatctatctatccatctatctatttattatctatccctctatctatctatccctctatctatctatctatctatccatctacttattatctatccctctatctatctatctatccctctatctatctatctatctatttattatctatccctctatctatctatccctctatctatctatctatctatctatctatctatctatccatctatctatttattatctatccctctatctatccctctatctatctatctatctatccatctatctatttattatctatccctctatctatctatccctctatctagctatctatctatctatctatttattatctatccctctatctatctatccctctatctatctatccatctatccatctatttattatctatccctctatctatctatctatctatccctctatctatctatctttctatttattatctatccctctatctatctatccctctatatatctatctatccatccctctatctatctatttattatctatccctgtatctatctatttattatctatccctct includes these proteins:
- the POU3F1 gene encoding POU domain, class 3, transcription factor 1; its protein translation is MAATAQYLPRNNTLPSNPLMHPDSDRMHQGTTYREVQKMMHQEYLQGLATNAGHPMSLTHHQWLPNPTSDWGSGSHLGGQNDHSKAAVQSNREDLSSSFHHHRSHLVHQQTPSSHAWAQSGGHHLSPMSPSSNSHQPLLYSQTSYTNLNGMLGPQASSLHHSMRDPLHDDPGVLDTHVESPPQHLNHHQDHSDEDAPSSDDLEQFAKQFKQRRIKLGFTQADVGLALGTLYGNVFSQTTICRFEALQLSFKNMCKLKPLLNKWLEETDSTTGSPTNLDKIAAQGRKRKKRTSIEVGVKGALENHFLKCPKPSAHEITSLADSLQLEKEVVRVWFCNRRQKEKRMTPAGVPHPPMEDVYSQAETPPLHHTLQTSVQ